A single genomic interval of Camelina sativa cultivar DH55 chromosome 11, Cs, whole genome shotgun sequence harbors:
- the LOC104728191 gene encoding glycine-rich cell wall structural protein 1-like, translating into MNTKTFIVWFLLLTAVVVAVAAETSVDDKKEGTKQVEIPTGEGKNDAKGSLNQGDLGVEAKKGGGGRGGGRGGGRGGGRGGGWKGGGGRGGGGGGGAELDTEEIDSAAYDVQNSGGGGGGWKGGGGQGGGWKGGGGRGGGWKGGGGRGGGWKGGGGRGGGGGGSAELDTAEIDGTAEDVQNSGGGGGGWKGGGGQGGGWKGGGGQGGGWKGGGGRGGGGQGGGWKGGGGQGGGWKGGGGRGGGVGGGM; encoded by the exons ATGAATACGAAAACGTTTATCGTATGGTTTCTGTTGTTAACGGCTGTTGTCGTAGCTGTCGCAGCAGAGACTTCCGTGGATGACAAGAAAGAAG GTACAAAGCAAGTAGAGATACCAACTGGAGAAGGCAAAAACGACGCTAAGGGTAGTCTCAACCAAGGAGACCTTGGGGTCGAGGCCAAG AAAGGAGGCGGTGGCAGAGGCGGTGGCAGAGGCGGTGGCAGAGGCGGTGGCAGAGGCGGAGGATGGAAAGGAGGAGGTGGtcgaggaggtggtggtggaggcggtgCTGAGTTAGACACTGAAGAAATAGATAGTGCCGCATATGACGTACAAAATTCTggaggtggcggaggaggaTGGAAGGGAGGCGGTGGCCAAGGCGGAGGATGGAAGGGAGGCGGTGGCCGAGGCGGAGGATGGAAAGGAGGCGGTGGCCGAGGCGGAGGATGGAAAGGAGGCGGTGGtcgaggaggaggtggtggaggcAGTGCTGAGTTGGACACCGCAGAAATAGATGGTACGGCAGAGGACGTACAGAATTctggcggtggtggaggaggatggaAGGGAGGCGGTGGTCAAGGAGGAGGATGGAAGGGAGGCGGTGGTCAAGGAGGAGGATGGAAGGGAGGCGGTGGCAGAGGAGGCGGTGGTCAAGGAGGAGGGTGGAAGGGAGGCGGTGGTCAAGGAGGAGGATGGAAGGGAGGCGGTGGTAGAGGTGGTGGTGTTGGAGGTGGAATGTAG